The Arachis duranensis cultivar V14167 chromosome 2, aradu.V14167.gnm2.J7QH, whole genome shotgun sequence genome has a window encoding:
- the LOC127744960 gene encoding uncharacterized protein LOC127744960, with the protein MIKDCIDYVKACQECQKHGSIQQIPAAKLHSIIKSWPFRGWALDIIGLIHPPSSKQHKFILVAIDYFTKWVEAIPLVEVGQSEIIDFIEKNIIHRFGIPQTLSTDQGTMFTGQRIKNFVASRNISMVTSTPYYVQANGQVEAANKILIGLIKKHIGSKP; encoded by the coding sequence ATGATAAAAGATTGTATTGATTATGTAAAGGCATGTCAAGAATGTCAGAAACATGGTTCGATACAACAAATTCCAGCAGCCAAATTACATTCGATAATAAAGTCATGGCCATTTAGAGGTTGGGCTTTGGATATAATTGGTTTGATTCATCCTCCTTCATCGAAACAACACAAATTTATTTTGGTGGCTAttgattatttcacaaaatgggtTGAGGCTATTCCGTTAGTAGAGGTTGGTCAAAGTGAGATAATTGACTTTATTGAGAAAAATATTATCCATCGATTTGGAATTCCTCAAACGTTAAGCACTGATCAAGGAACTATGTTCACTGGCCAgcgaattaaaaattttgtggcTTCAAGAAACATTAGTATGGTTACTTCGACTCCTTATTATGTACAGGCTAATGGGCAAGTAGAAGCAGCGAATAAGATATTGATAGGCTTGATTAAAAAGCATATCGGGAGTAAGCCTTGA